A genomic segment from Necator americanus strain Aroian chromosome III, whole genome shotgun sequence encodes:
- a CDS encoding hypothetical protein (NECATOR_CHRIII.G11810.T1): protein MKGDDVKKAKLELQCGSPQTSFLSLTCESFQEFARAVLSLNTEEEPNYAALQALLTELVGDRKMSDPYDWETNYREAIEGVRIYPYGFQQKCRSRRRCTAMIEKAY, encoded by the exons ATGAAAGGTGATGATGTGAAGAAAGCTAAGCTCGAACTG CAATGTGGAAGTCCGCAGACCTCCTTTCTATCACTAACCTGCGAATCATTTCAAGAATTTGCACGAGCAGTGTTAAGTCTTAACACTGAAGAGGAACCGAATTATGCTGCTCTGCAAGCACTGCTTACA GAGCTCGTTGGTGATAGAAAAATGAGTGATCCCTACGATTGGGAAACCAATTACCGCGAGGCCATCGAAGGTGTGCG AATCTACCCCTACGGGTTCCAGCAGAAGTGTCGGTCAAGACGTCGATGCACCGCTATGATAGAAAAAGCATATTGA
- a CDS encoding hypothetical protein (NECATOR_CHRIII.G11811.T2) yields MTKKLEGQIQVVSSVDQHKKKEKADHTQDAETQTQRHTVCPKLIPKIKRTVSGQTLIPLESTLRDRWHIKGLIGHGGYGEIFYAIDVRSREEVAVKVEPKKRKGRTVKRMILEQKVLLRLQGRPHIPKMIASGHDNKINFIVMQLLSVNIGDLKKASPVRRLGRSTVGRILQQAIAGLRDVHLGGYIHRDVKPANMCFGISPQTRHVLILVDFGLVRRYKNLDGTVRPLRSRAGFRGTVRYVSIRVHERVDQGPADDLVSLVYSVMVQVLQHVSKYKAIKGSRSAWHSPSFKQCEAGSPEDAAPHKAGALQSDSL; encoded by the exons ATGACGAAG AAACTTGAAGGCCAGATACAGGTGGTGTCGAGTGTGGATCAacataagaaaaaggaaaaggcgGATCACACCCAGGATGCAGAAACACA AACTCAGAGACATACGGTGTGTCCTAAACTCATTCCAAAGATAAAGAGGACTGTTTCGGGACAGACCCTCATTCCATTAGAGTCAACCCTGAGGGATCGCTGGCACATCAAG GGTTTGATTGGTCATGGAGGATACGGCGAGATTTTTTATGCAATCGACGTCCGTAGTCGCGAAGAAGTGGCGGTCAAAGTAGAacccaagaaaagaaaagggcgAACTGTGAAGCGAATGATCTTAGAACAGAAG GTTCTTCTCCGGCTTCAAGGAAGACCACATATACCAAAAATGATCGCTTCCGGACACgacaataaaatcaatttcatTG tGATGCAGCTACTTAGTGTCAACATCGGAGACCTCAAGAAAGCCAGTCCTGTGCGGCGGTTGGGAAGAAGTACTGTAGGAAGAATCCTCCAGCAA GCTATTGCCGGTCTGCGGGATGTCCACCTAGGTGGATACATTCACAGGGATGTGAAACCCGCCAATATGTGCTTCGGAATTTCTCCACAG ACTCGTCACGTGCTTATACTCGTGGATTTTGGACTTGTCCGCAGATACAAAAACTTGGATGGGACTGTTCGTCCTCTAAGATCAAGAGCTGGATTCAG agGGACCGTTCGCTACGTTTCTATACGAGTACATGAACGCGTTGATCAAGGACCAGCAGATGATCTCGTCTCCCTAGTTTATTCAG TCATGGTACAAGTACTGCAACACGTCTCAAAGTATAAAGCGATCAAAGGCAGTAGGAG TGCATGGCATTCTCCTAGTTTTAAACAATGCGAGGCTGGTtccccggaagatgcggcgccgcacaaggctggtgcgctccagtcggactccctgtag
- a CDS encoding hypothetical protein (NECATOR_CHRIII.G11811.T1) yields MTKKLEGQIQVVSSVDQHKKKEKADHTQDAETQTQRHTVCPKLIPKIKRTVSGQTLIPLESTLRDRWHIKGLIGHGGYGEIFYAIDVRSREEVAVKVEPKKRKGRTVKRMILEQKVLLRLQGRPHIPKMIASGHDNKINFIVMQLLSVNIGDLKKASPVRRLGRSTVGRILQQAIAGLRDVHLGGYIHRDVKPANMCFGISPQTRHVLILVDFGLVRRYKNLDGTVRPLRSRAGFRGTVRYVSIRVHERVDQGPADDLVSLVYSGWLVGCFVVEREEAFQSWYKYCNTSQSIKRSKAVGDRTLQHSRITALTSSAWHSPSFKQCEAGSPEDAAPHKAGALQSDSL; encoded by the exons ATGACGAAG AAACTTGAAGGCCAGATACAGGTGGTGTCGAGTGTGGATCAacataagaaaaaggaaaaggcgGATCACACCCAGGATGCAGAAACACA AACTCAGAGACATACGGTGTGTCCTAAACTCATTCCAAAGATAAAGAGGACTGTTTCGGGACAGACCCTCATTCCATTAGAGTCAACCCTGAGGGATCGCTGGCACATCAAG GGTTTGATTGGTCATGGAGGATACGGCGAGATTTTTTATGCAATCGACGTCCGTAGTCGCGAAGAAGTGGCGGTCAAAGTAGAacccaagaaaagaaaagggcgAACTGTGAAGCGAATGATCTTAGAACAGAAG GTTCTTCTCCGGCTTCAAGGAAGACCACATATACCAAAAATGATCGCTTCCGGACACgacaataaaatcaatttcatTG tGATGCAGCTACTTAGTGTCAACATCGGAGACCTCAAGAAAGCCAGTCCTGTGCGGCGGTTGGGAAGAAGTACTGTAGGAAGAATCCTCCAGCAA GCTATTGCCGGTCTGCGGGATGTCCACCTAGGTGGATACATTCACAGGGATGTGAAACCCGCCAATATGTGCTTCGGAATTTCTCCACAG ACTCGTCACGTGCTTATACTCGTGGATTTTGGACTTGTCCGCAGATACAAAAACTTGGATGGGACTGTTCGTCCTCTAAGATCAAGAGCTGGATTCAG agGGACCGTTCGCTACGTTTCTATACGAGTACATGAACGCGTTGATCAAGGACCAGCAGATGATCTCGTCTCCCTAGTTTATTCAGGTTG GTTAGTAGGATGCTTTGTTGTCGAACGTGAAGAAGCATTTCAGTCATGGTACAAGTACTGCAACACGTCTCAAAGTATAAAGCGATCAAAGGCAGTAGGAG ATCGCACTCTGCAGCACAGTCGGATCACAGCACTCACGTCTAGTGCATGGCATTCTCCTAGTTTTAAACAATGCGAGGCTGGTtccccggaagatgcggcgccgcacaaggctggtgcgctccagtcggactccctgtag
- a CDS encoding hypothetical protein (NECATOR_CHRIII.G11812.T3), protein MIRRRGESVDRTNDSTDEILSFSLPDSSRQNQSFRLPSINQSAMRQELYELQRSAPLRRSHSWDEHSIRSFTHSENFISSMNIADNYRHEDYCSTCYPYSPNEMDHYFDFCEVNEFYRKVHEPIIQATLFRGQELLATVFTEIRLFALRYALATSEPLSVAPSSPYRVQSKIRVIACSMKEWDSPQQITKPNVHLQNRFMPFSDEIAQGDRMDVEQCSSFERLVKLDGIGKKPTQNEIENGRIVAGVVLVGIAAVILCSMWFLIRLLPLILIPAVCFYRKNFIYDNIRVNDQNALAGACNEQKGDATTRDRVTELENQNERLMIELEKQRETTKMLLKQIEDFTSISYGTESRVEKDFPREYIYRQ, encoded by the exons ATGATACGTA GAAGAGGTGAATCTGTGGATAGGACGAACGACTCCACCGACgagatcctttctttttcactgcCTGACAGCAGTCGTCAGAATCAGTCATTCAGACTTCCTTCG ATAAACCAGAGTGCAATGAGACAAGAACTCTACGAGCTTCAGCGATCTGCACCGCTACGCCGATCGCATTCCTGGGATGAACACTCCATCCGTTCTTTCACACATTCGGAGAATTTTATTAGTTCCATGAACATCGCAGACAATTATCGTCATGAAGATTATTGCTCAACTTGTTATCCATACTCACCAAACGAAATGGATCATTATTTTGACTTCTGCGAGGTCAACGAATTCTACCGGAAAGTTCATGAGCCCATTATACAG GCAACGCTTTTCCGCGGCCAAGAACTTCTAGCTACTGTTTTCACGGAGATAAGACTTTTCGCTTTAAGATATGCCCTAG CAACATCGGAACCTCTATCAGTTGCCCCGAGTAGCCCATATCGAGTGCAAAGCAAGATCCGTGTGATTGCATGCTCTATGAAG GAGTGGGACTCTCCGCAGCAGATAACTAAGCCAAACGTGCATCTTCAAAATCGCTTCATGCCCTTCTCCGATG AAATCGCCCAAGGCGATCGAATGGATGTTGAGCAGTGCTCTTCCTTCGAAAGATTGG TGAAGCTAGATGGAATTGGGAAGAAGCCTACGCAGAATGA GATTGAAAATGGACGAATCGTTGCTGGTGTTGTACTCGTTGGTATTGCGGCCGTGATACTTTGTTCTATGTGGTTTCTCATTCGTTTGCTTCCTCTTATCCTCATTCCCGCGGTGTGTTTTTATCGCAAGAATTTCATTTATGACAACATACG TGTGAATGATCAGAACGCACTTGCGGGAGCATGCAATGAGCAAAAAG GGGATGCTACGACTCGTGACAGAGTGACAGAAttagaaaatcaaaatgagCGTCTGATGATTGAGTTGGAGAAGCAGAGAGAAACGACAAAGATGTTGCTTAAACAg ATTGAAGATTTCACCTCGATCAGCTATGGTACTGAATCCAGAGTAGAGAAAGATTTCCCTCGAGAATATATTTATAGGCAATAG
- a CDS encoding hypothetical protein (NECATOR_CHRIII.G11812.T2), producing MIRRRGESVDRTNDSTDEILSFSLPDSSRQNQSFRLPSINQSAMRQELYELQRSAPLRRSHSWDEHSIRSFTHSENFISSMNIADNYRHEDYCSTCYPYSPNEMDHYFDFCEVNEFYRKVHEPIIQATLFRGQELLATVFTEIRLFALRYALATSEPLSVAPSSPYRVQSKIRVIACSMKEWDSPQQITKPNVHLQNRFMPFSDEIAQGDRMDVEQCSSFERLVKLDGIGKKPTQNEIENGRIVAGVVLVGIAAVILCSMWFLIRLLPLILIPAVCFYRKNFIYDNIRVNDQNALAGACNEQKEEKKPIESVGDATTRDRVTELENQNERLMIELEKQRETTKMLLKQIEDFTSISYGTESRVEKDFPREYIYRQ from the exons ATGATACGTA GAAGAGGTGAATCTGTGGATAGGACGAACGACTCCACCGACgagatcctttctttttcactgcCTGACAGCAGTCGTCAGAATCAGTCATTCAGACTTCCTTCG ATAAACCAGAGTGCAATGAGACAAGAACTCTACGAGCTTCAGCGATCTGCACCGCTACGCCGATCGCATTCCTGGGATGAACACTCCATCCGTTCTTTCACACATTCGGAGAATTTTATTAGTTCCATGAACATCGCAGACAATTATCGTCATGAAGATTATTGCTCAACTTGTTATCCATACTCACCAAACGAAATGGATCATTATTTTGACTTCTGCGAGGTCAACGAATTCTACCGGAAAGTTCATGAGCCCATTATACAG GCAACGCTTTTCCGCGGCCAAGAACTTCTAGCTACTGTTTTCACGGAGATAAGACTTTTCGCTTTAAGATATGCCCTAG CAACATCGGAACCTCTATCAGTTGCCCCGAGTAGCCCATATCGAGTGCAAAGCAAGATCCGTGTGATTGCATGCTCTATGAAG GAGTGGGACTCTCCGCAGCAGATAACTAAGCCAAACGTGCATCTTCAAAATCGCTTCATGCCCTTCTCCGATG AAATCGCCCAAGGCGATCGAATGGATGTTGAGCAGTGCTCTTCCTTCGAAAGATTGG TGAAGCTAGATGGAATTGGGAAGAAGCCTACGCAGAATGA GATTGAAAATGGACGAATCGTTGCTGGTGTTGTACTCGTTGGTATTGCGGCCGTGATACTTTGTTCTATGTGGTTTCTCATTCGTTTGCTTCCTCTTATCCTCATTCCCGCGGTGTGTTTTTATCGCAAGAATTTCATTTATGACAACATACG TGTGAATGATCAGAACGCACTTGCGGGAGCATGCAATGAGCAAAAAG aagaaaaaaagccaatTGAGTCTGTAGGGGATGCTACGACTCGTGACAGAGTGACAGAAttagaaaatcaaaatgagCGTCTGATGATTGAGTTGGAGAAGCAGAGAGAAACGACAAAGATGTTGCTTAAACAg ATTGAAGATTTCACCTCGATCAGCTATGGTACTGAATCCAGAGTAGAGAAAGATTTCCCTCGAGAATATATTTATAGGCAATAG
- a CDS encoding hypothetical protein (NECATOR_CHRIII.G11812.T1) — MIRRRGESVDRTNDSTDEILSFSLPDSSRQNQSFRLPSINQSAMRQELYELQRSAPLRRSHSWDEHSIRSFTHSENFISSMNIADNYRHEDYCSTCYPYSPNEMDHYFDFCEVNEFYRKVHEPIIQEWDSPQQITKPNVHLQNRFMPFSDEIAQGDRMDVEQCSSFERLVKLDGIGKKPTQNEIENGRIVAGVVLVGIAAVILCSMWFLIRLLPLILIPAVCFYRKNFIYDNIRVNDQNALAGACNEQKEEKKPIESVGDATTRDRVTELENQNERLMIELEKQRETTKMLLKQIEDFTSISYGTESRVEKDFPREYIYRQ, encoded by the exons ATGATACGTA GAAGAGGTGAATCTGTGGATAGGACGAACGACTCCACCGACgagatcctttctttttcactgcCTGACAGCAGTCGTCAGAATCAGTCATTCAGACTTCCTTCG ATAAACCAGAGTGCAATGAGACAAGAACTCTACGAGCTTCAGCGATCTGCACCGCTACGCCGATCGCATTCCTGGGATGAACACTCCATCCGTTCTTTCACACATTCGGAGAATTTTATTAGTTCCATGAACATCGCAGACAATTATCGTCATGAAGATTATTGCTCAACTTGTTATCCATACTCACCAAACGAAATGGATCATTATTTTGACTTCTGCGAGGTCAACGAATTCTACCGGAAAGTTCATGAGCCCATTATACAG GAGTGGGACTCTCCGCAGCAGATAACTAAGCCAAACGTGCATCTTCAAAATCGCTTCATGCCCTTCTCCGATG AAATCGCCCAAGGCGATCGAATGGATGTTGAGCAGTGCTCTTCCTTCGAAAGATTGG TGAAGCTAGATGGAATTGGGAAGAAGCCTACGCAGAATGA GATTGAAAATGGACGAATCGTTGCTGGTGTTGTACTCGTTGGTATTGCGGCCGTGATACTTTGTTCTATGTGGTTTCTCATTCGTTTGCTTCCTCTTATCCTCATTCCCGCGGTGTGTTTTTATCGCAAGAATTTCATTTATGACAACATACG TGTGAATGATCAGAACGCACTTGCGGGAGCATGCAATGAGCAAAAAG aagaaaaaaagccaatTGAGTCTGTAGGGGATGCTACGACTCGTGACAGAGTGACAGAAttagaaaatcaaaatgagCGTCTGATGATTGAGTTGGAGAAGCAGAGAGAAACGACAAAGATGTTGCTTAAACAg ATTGAAGATTTCACCTCGATCAGCTATGGTACTGAATCCAGAGTAGAGAAAGATTTCCCTCGAGAATATATTTATAGGCAATAG